From Sporosarcina sp. Te-1, the proteins below share one genomic window:
- a CDS encoding VanZ family protein — protein MSIYIMPIQTALLIFIVIGFLLTIPWLIYSYRKYGYFSLWASIVVYSFSFYMLSALFLVLLPLPSTRNTCAFHSQDTVYYSLVPFSFIQDIIKSSSVIWSQPSSYTQILNQSAFWQAVFNFLLLLPLGVYLRYWFNEKRYWTRALALGFILSLFYEVTQITGIYGIYNCPYRIFDVDDLMLNSTGALFGFLIAPVVLAFFPSKEKLLLKAEKMQESHRVAPLSQLLAIGIDYILIKCTYLLTVGLLSSSGIVELMHITIGFVGMYFVLPLIWGGKTVGTNIMRFKLVNLEGDAPLWQAMLKRTVSIYLPILLSLLANRFAQIKLDIESHFYAIHVWVTMAAFLFVVVMWAALLIHTLIIMMKKGKRTFYFDDVADLIPWKQ, from the coding sequence ATGTCTATATATATCATGCCAATCCAGACCGCTTTGCTTATTTTTATTGTAATCGGTTTTCTTCTAACCATCCCTTGGCTCATATATAGCTATCGGAAATATGGATATTTTAGTCTTTGGGCTTCCATTGTTGTGTATTCGTTTAGTTTCTATATGTTATCAGCACTGTTCCTAGTTCTCTTGCCACTTCCGTCCACTCGGAATACTTGTGCTTTTCATTCACAGGACACCGTTTATTATTCATTAGTGCCATTCAGCTTTATTCAAGACATTATCAAGAGCAGTTCAGTGATTTGGTCACAGCCAAGTTCATATACGCAGATCCTTAACCAAAGTGCCTTTTGGCAGGCTGTATTCAATTTTCTGTTATTACTTCCGCTTGGCGTCTATTTAAGATATTGGTTCAATGAAAAACGATATTGGACAAGGGCATTAGCGTTAGGATTTATCCTGTCTCTCTTTTACGAAGTAACACAGATTACTGGAATTTACGGAATATACAATTGCCCCTATCGTATATTTGATGTTGACGATCTGATGTTAAACAGTACGGGCGCGCTCTTCGGTTTTCTGATTGCACCAGTCGTACTCGCTTTCTTTCCTTCAAAGGAAAAACTTTTACTTAAGGCGGAAAAAATGCAGGAGAGTCATCGGGTGGCGCCGCTGTCGCAATTACTTGCCATAGGAATAGATTATATTCTTATTAAGTGTACGTATCTTCTGACAGTTGGGCTGCTGTCATCAAGTGGAATTGTAGAATTGATGCATATAACAATAGGCTTTGTGGGAATGTATTTTGTTTTACCGCTTATATGGGGAGGAAAAACAGTCGGAACCAATATTATGCGATTTAAACTTGTGAACTTGGAGGGAGATGCCCCTTTATGGCAAGCCATGCTAAAACGAACCGTCTCCATTTATTTACCTATACTGTTATCCCTGTTGGCTAACCGTTTTGCTCAGATTAAATTGGATATAGAATCTCACTTTTACGCCATTCATGTGTGGGTCACGATGGCTGCCTTCCTGTTTGTCGTCGTTATGTGGGCGGCGTTACTGATCCATACCCTGATCATTATGATGAAGAAGGGGAAACGTACGTTTTACTTTGATGATGTTGCAGATCTTATTCCATGGAAGCAGTAA
- a CDS encoding DUF418 domain-containing protein, with protein MNPSITQKERIRSLDIIRGFALFGILLINVGAFKILTDVMVIPEYTGINRIIEVATDILVEKKFFSIFSFLFGVGFYIFSSRAESRGDKPRWRFARRVLALLLIGIIHFIFFWGSILAAYAVVGFFLIPFYRAKVSTISKWLCGILTVHIISLGLVISAPNMGIFSNVFTFLGNDLITIFIMFLSGFLAAKANWIRKIRELSIQIRWLQIVTFLLFIGFSIWIWYASIGEDPYLNEIIALGTIPTTYFYLSSLFVILENKRIVKLLQPIANVGQMAFTNYLAQSFIGLFIIGLMGLEAISPINIVIISITIFVIQIIYSAIWFKFFKMGPFERVWRFMTYGRNTPSVKK; from the coding sequence ATGAATCCATCCATTACACAAAAGGAAAGAATCCGTTCCTTAGATATTATCCGCGGTTTTGCTTTATTTGGGATCTTGTTAATCAATGTAGGGGCCTTTAAAATCCTTACTGATGTCATGGTAATTCCAGAATATACGGGTATAAATAGAATCATTGAGGTGGCAACTGATATTCTGGTAGAGAAAAAATTCTTTTCTATTTTTTCATTTCTATTTGGTGTGGGATTTTATATTTTCTCATCGCGTGCTGAAAGCCGCGGGGATAAACCTCGTTGGCGTTTTGCAAGACGCGTATTAGCCCTTTTACTAATTGGCATTATTCATTTTATCTTTTTTTGGGGTTCCATTTTAGCAGCATATGCCGTTGTTGGTTTTTTCCTGATTCCTTTTTACCGAGCGAAGGTTTCAACGATTAGCAAGTGGCTTTGCGGGATACTTACGGTGCATATCATATCGCTAGGTTTGGTGATCTCTGCTCCTAATATGGGGATATTCTCCAATGTATTTACCTTTCTTGGGAATGATCTCATTACAATCTTCATCATGTTTTTATCTGGATTTTTAGCAGCTAAAGCGAATTGGATTCGAAAAATAAGAGAGTTATCCATTCAAATAAGATGGCTCCAAATCGTTACATTTCTATTGTTTATCGGTTTTTCTATTTGGATCTGGTATGCATCCATTGGAGAAGATCCATATCTTAATGAGATCATTGCTTTAGGCACCATACCGACAACCTATTTTTACTTATCGAGCCTGTTTGTAATCTTAGAAAACAAACGGATCGTGAAACTACTACAACCGATTGCAAATGTTGGACAAATGGCATTTACAAATTATTTAGCACAAAGTTTTATTGGATTGTTCATCATCGGGCTAATGGGTCTTGAAGCTATATCGCCGATCAACATTGTCATCATTTCCATCACCATTTTTGTTATTCAAATCATTTATAGTGCGATTTGGTTTAAGTTTTTTAAGATGGGACCATTTGAAAGAGTATGGCGCTTTATGACGTATGGCAGGAATACACCATCCGTTAAGAAGTAA
- a CDS encoding response regulator transcription factor: MNRSVLYIEDNEKIGSWVKEELEQRGYSVQWLLSGEGAEEEVNQHEIVILDIMLPGLDGFTVGKRLKKAAPAVPILLLSARTSIHDKVDGLQFADDYLTKPFHTDELVARLEVLIRRSGGNHSERISLGNHIEVDPELQMVYDKHTGDEILLTGKQHQILMYFLRHPNQVLPKEQIYEAIWNEPYITGDKTVMVHISRLRQKLERYPNSPEIIETLKGIGYRVKL, from the coding sequence TTGAACAGAAGCGTTTTATATATTGAAGATAATGAGAAAATAGGCAGTTGGGTTAAAGAAGAATTGGAACAGCGAGGATATTCAGTTCAGTGGCTGCTTTCTGGTGAAGGAGCCGAAGAAGAAGTAAATCAGCATGAAATCGTTATTTTGGATATTATGTTACCCGGCTTAGACGGCTTTACTGTTGGAAAACGATTAAAAAAGGCAGCTCCTGCTGTTCCTATATTGCTGTTATCTGCTCGAACATCGATACATGATAAGGTAGATGGTTTACAATTTGCTGATGACTACTTAACGAAACCATTCCATACAGATGAATTAGTGGCAAGATTAGAAGTGTTAATCCGTCGAAGTGGCGGGAACCATTCTGAACGCATTTCATTAGGAAATCATATCGAAGTCGATCCAGAGCTCCAAATGGTCTATGACAAACATACAGGAGATGAAATACTATTGACAGGGAAACAACATCAAATCTTAATGTATTTCCTACGCCATCCGAATCAAGTGTTACCGAAGGAACAAATTTACGAAGCAATTTGGAACGAACCCTACATTACTGGCGATAAAACAGTAATGGTACATATCAGCCGATTGCGTCAAAAGCTGGAACGGTATCCCAATTCACCGGAAATTATTGAAACGCTAAAGGGAATAGGCTATCGGGTGAAACTATGA
- a CDS encoding HAMP domain-containing sensor histidine kinase, translating to MKQSGSLFHRFLLGHFLFIFLPPIVLILLLMPIGFTVNDEDLHTVNQFYFILLLLGFIIVAFVVMSWLFFLRLRKRLTRLQEVMSFSAATNSFPPPLSVPTDRMDEIDQLGSSFNWMIQQLEDSRKREYEEEELRHRLIANLSHDLRTPLTILRGHVTRLHKESMSSEGQHSLTEMNHTITRVGDLMDDLLSYTLLTSGKHPFNPTSTDIGRLVRASVAAWYPVFEEKEMQLDVELPTEETFYWEVDPAWMTRVLDNLFQNVLRHAAEGKYANIIVDVEKEQFIIADRGPGMDHASDEHGAGIGLSASQYMLKNMKLKADFTSNENGTRVTIGRA from the coding sequence ATGAAACAGTCCGGATCATTATTTCACCGTTTTCTACTAGGACATTTTTTGTTTATCTTTCTTCCTCCCATTGTGCTTATTTTACTCCTTATGCCCATTGGGTTTACTGTCAATGATGAGGATCTGCATACGGTAAACCAATTTTACTTTATACTACTTCTGCTTGGTTTTATTATTGTTGCGTTTGTTGTCATGTCTTGGCTTTTCTTTTTAAGACTTCGCAAGCGTCTCACCCGCTTGCAGGAAGTCATGTCCTTTTCAGCAGCTACTAACTCATTTCCTCCCCCCCTATCTGTTCCGACAGATCGGATGGATGAAATCGATCAATTAGGAAGTTCCTTTAATTGGATGATTCAGCAGCTCGAAGACAGCCGCAAGCGGGAATATGAAGAAGAAGAATTACGACATCGACTCATTGCGAATTTATCTCACGACTTACGTACGCCGCTTACTATTTTGAGAGGACATGTCACCAGATTACATAAAGAATCAATGAGTTCAGAAGGACAACATTCATTAACAGAGATGAACCATACGATTACAAGAGTCGGAGATCTAATGGATGATTTACTTTCCTATACATTGCTTACATCTGGTAAACATCCTTTTAACCCAACTTCAACAGATATTGGACGTTTAGTACGGGCCTCTGTTGCTGCTTGGTATCCAGTATTTGAAGAAAAAGAAATGCAGCTCGATGTTGAGTTACCGACAGAGGAGACGTTTTATTGGGAAGTAGATCCTGCCTGGATGACACGAGTTTTGGATAATTTATTTCAGAACGTTCTTCGTCATGCAGCAGAGGGAAAGTATGCAAACATTATCGTTGATGTAGAAAAGGAACAGTTTATTATTGCAGACAGGGGCCCAGGGATGGATCACGCATCCGATGAGCATGGGGCAGGAATTGGTTTATCGGCTTCCCAATATATGTTGAAAAATATGAAGCTGAAAGCCGACTTTACATCAAATGAAAATGGCACAAGAGTCACTATTGGCAGAGCTTAA
- a CDS encoding ABC transporter ATP-binding protein: MLTINNVVKHRGNQEILSGISFTARPGRVTGFLGPNGAGKSSTLRILLGLDRATSGSALIDGVPFAELQNPLATVGAALDGFGAHRMRTGRAHLRWIARAAGLPRSRVEEVLEMVGLMNAAGKRVGTYSLGMGRRLGMAAALLGDPEILVLDEPVNGLDPEGIRWIRTFLRERAASGKTVLLSSHLMGELAETVDDVIIIHRGKVVADGTLEEVTGTHSTLEEAFFALTTEHAGAVV, encoded by the coding sequence TTGCTTACAATAAATAACGTAGTCAAACATCGCGGAAATCAAGAAATCTTATCAGGTATCAGTTTTACAGCCAGGCCCGGCAGAGTAACTGGGTTTTTAGGTCCAAATGGGGCAGGGAAAAGTTCTACACTTCGTATCCTGCTGGGATTAGATCGTGCCACCTCGGGGAGCGCACTCATTGATGGAGTGCCATTCGCAGAACTGCAAAATCCTCTCGCAACAGTAGGTGCTGCACTTGATGGTTTTGGAGCGCATCGTATGCGAACAGGACGGGCACACTTGCGTTGGATTGCACGTGCCGCTGGATTGCCACGCTCGCGTGTCGAGGAAGTTCTGGAAATGGTAGGCCTGATGAATGCTGCTGGAAAACGGGTCGGCACGTATTCCCTTGGCATGGGGAGAAGACTTGGAATGGCAGCGGCACTTCTTGGGGATCCGGAAATATTGGTTTTGGACGAACCTGTAAACGGACTGGACCCAGAAGGAATTCGCTGGATTCGGACATTTTTACGCGAACGTGCGGCGTCTGGAAAAACCGTATTGCTATCCAGTCATCTAATGGGAGAGCTCGCGGAGACTGTTGACGATGTGATAATCATTCATCGTGGAAAAGTCGTGGCAGATGGAACATTGGAAGAAGTAACCGGTACCCATTCCACGTTGGAGGAAGCCTTTTTTGCCCTGACAACGGAACATGCAGGTGCTGTTGTATGA
- a CDS encoding ABC transporter permease produces MRAFNAELSKLFSLPGMWLAYLIGAFAPPLFAALDSFAEKEDIIAGVSTRLSEVGYIGLGGGVQGIIILGVLAVSSEYLTESSESGGGNQITTSLTAVSSRLHFLLAKAGAVTVVSVLLAIVAVVTTVSATNLILGDYAPAFEASRLIGAVCYWTFTALLAFGITVLTKNGIIPLAVLMINSSVVTISFLLTKVTKLAFYLPDMAGLDMFMSPSGGFHTPLTGGFIMFAWVTVLFLVAAVVFHRRDIAS; encoded by the coding sequence ATGAGAGCATTCAACGCAGAACTATCCAAATTGTTTTCCTTGCCGGGCATGTGGCTTGCCTATCTTATTGGCGCATTTGCCCCACCACTCTTTGCTGCCCTGGACAGCTTCGCAGAAAAAGAGGATATAATAGCTGGAGTCAGCACGCGGCTATCGGAAGTTGGCTATATAGGATTAGGTGGTGGTGTGCAAGGCATCATTATTCTTGGTGTACTTGCTGTCAGCAGTGAGTATTTGACAGAGAGCAGTGAATCTGGCGGAGGAAATCAGATTACAACGAGTTTAACCGCTGTTTCATCCCGACTCCATTTTTTGCTGGCAAAAGCAGGTGCGGTGACAGTGGTCAGCGTACTTCTTGCTATTGTGGCTGTTGTCACAACTGTGTCAGCAACAAATCTGATTCTTGGTGACTACGCCCCTGCATTTGAAGCATCTAGACTGATCGGTGCGGTTTGCTACTGGACATTCACTGCTCTTTTAGCATTTGGAATTACGGTACTAACGAAGAATGGCATTATTCCGCTTGCTGTTCTCATGATTAATTCATCTGTTGTGACAATCTCTTTCCTCCTTACGAAGGTTACAAAGTTGGCGTTTTACTTACCAGATATGGCGGGCCTTGATATGTTTATGTCTCCGAGCGGGGGATTTCACACCCCTTTAACAGGTGGTTTCATCATGTTTGCTTGGGTAACCGTTCTCTTCCTAGTAGCAGCAGTTGTATTTCATAGGAGGGACATTGCATCATGA
- a CDS encoding ABC transporter permease yields the protein MMVSSSRKITLILGAELDKLVTLPLIWRAFAATFIVNLVLTAAFTSAGLQGTAGTQSILGTGLASMGYLQAGFIILGILATCSEYTGGQIRTTLTTVPWRGFQLSTKHLALAVVTIPMAFIIVASGVLYSFIMMRDTAAGFELDTMIKTLLGATGYITLTTLLSAAIGAVLRRTTPALVALLGYYFIVSPLSRDYLPSIKNYFPDTAGSYMYMPLSSEGINVLTPMQGTGILLLWTLLFITVAIVFYRERDA from the coding sequence ATGATGGTCTCTTCTAGTAGAAAGATAACACTAATCCTTGGCGCTGAACTGGATAAATTAGTTACACTGCCATTGATATGGCGCGCTTTTGCGGCTACATTCATTGTGAATTTAGTATTAACCGCAGCTTTTACTTCTGCTGGTCTACAAGGGACAGCAGGTACGCAAAGCATCCTGGGTACAGGACTTGCTTCTATGGGATATCTTCAAGCAGGGTTCATTATTCTTGGCATCTTAGCGACTTGTTCGGAGTATACGGGAGGACAAATCCGAACTACGTTAACTACGGTACCTTGGCGTGGATTTCAATTATCCACTAAGCATTTGGCCTTGGCAGTTGTAACCATACCTATGGCATTTATCATTGTTGCATCAGGCGTACTATATTCTTTCATAATGATGCGTGACACAGCAGCGGGTTTTGAATTAGACACTATGATAAAAACATTATTAGGTGCGACTGGCTATATAACATTAACGACACTTCTCAGTGCAGCTATAGGTGCTGTACTCAGACGAACCACTCCTGCTTTAGTGGCTCTTCTTGGTTATTATTTCATTGTCAGTCCACTATCGAGAGATTATCTGCCAAGCATTAAAAATTATTTTCCAGATACGGCGGGATCTTATATGTATATGCCGCTTTCCTCTGAAGGAATAAATGTTCTTACCCCAATGCAGGGGACAGGTATTTTACTGTTATGGACACTGCTCTTTATTACAGTAGCTATCGTATTTTACCGTGAACGAGATGCCTAA
- a CDS encoding RidA family protein — MSGYNAVAAKNTENAPSNGLSSQSAAFSHYNNLSAQLPINPQTGELVAGGIKAQAEQCFENIKAIVESIDHVMSDIVRITVFVKNIQDVDAVDEVYKTYFPTYVPARTTVAVADLPKGASVQIEALVSHGEGTIPNAPQAGDLIKLTNNTANAPTSPLSTQTVAFSHYNNLSAQLPIDPKTGRLVVGDVKEQTAQALKNIKAILESIDVPFDDIVKINIFLTDLADTEAVNEVYSRFFPDSSIARAVAYVPARTVVEAAALPLGASVQIEAVVSHGDGTPPQAIEDRHGIVIWANNTENAPIDELSTQTVAFSHYNHLSAQLPIDPKSGKVVSGGVKEQAEQSLKNIKAIVESINHSLEDVVKVNIYVKNIADLDAVDEAYKAFFPQGTPARRVVGVSNLPHDALIQIDATVSNAEGTPRKA; from the coding sequence ATGAGCGGTTATAACGCAGTAGCAGCAAAAAATACGGAGAATGCTCCAAGTAACGGTTTATCTTCACAATCTGCAGCTTTCTCACATTACAACAATCTTTCAGCTCAATTGCCAATCAATCCACAGACGGGCGAACTGGTAGCTGGCGGTATTAAAGCGCAGGCTGAACAGTGCTTTGAGAACATCAAAGCAATCGTTGAAAGCATCGATCATGTGATGAGCGACATTGTTAGAATCACTGTATTCGTTAAGAACATCCAGGACGTTGACGCTGTTGACGAAGTGTATAAAACATACTTCCCAACTTATGTTCCTGCACGTACAACTGTTGCAGTTGCAGACCTTCCTAAGGGTGCGTCTGTTCAGATTGAAGCACTTGTTTCCCACGGAGAAGGGACAATTCCAAACGCGCCACAAGCAGGTGATTTGATTAAACTTACAAACAACACGGCGAATGCACCAACAAGCCCGCTTTCTACACAGACTGTAGCGTTCTCTCACTACAACAACCTGTCAGCTCAATTGCCAATCGATCCAAAGACTGGCCGTTTGGTCGTGGGCGATGTTAAAGAGCAAACTGCACAGGCTTTGAAAAACATCAAGGCAATTTTGGAAAGCATCGACGTTCCGTTTGACGATATCGTGAAGATCAATATCTTCCTTACAGACTTGGCTGATACGGAAGCTGTAAATGAAGTGTACTCTAGATTCTTCCCGGATTCATCAATCGCAAGAGCGGTAGCTTACGTTCCTGCCCGTACAGTCGTAGAAGCTGCTGCATTGCCTTTGGGTGCTTCTGTTCAAATCGAAGCAGTCGTATCGCACGGAGACGGAACACCTCCGCAAGCTATTGAAGACAGACATGGTATCGTGATCTGGGCGAACAACACTGAAAACGCTCCGATCGATGAGCTTTCTACACAAACTGTAGCATTCTCTCACTACAACCACCTTTCGGCACAATTGCCAATCGATCCGAAGTCTGGCAAAGTTGTATCAGGCGGCGTAAAAGAGCAGGCTGAACAGAGCTTGAAGAATATCAAGGCAATTGTAGAAAGCATTAACCATTCTTTGGAAGACGTGGTGAAAGTGAATATCTACGTTAAGAACATTGCTGATCTTGACGCTGTAGACGAAGCTTACAAAGCATTCTTCCCGCAAGGTACGCCTGCACGCAGAGTCGTTGGCGTTTCCAACTTGCCGCATGATGCGTTGATCCAAATCGATGCGACTGTATCAAATGCTGAAGGAACGCCTCGTAAGGCATAA
- a CDS encoding class I SAM-dependent methyltransferase, translated as MNPLEYKEFYDKVGKINGWDFSNVKCVSEGTRWDLYREVTKVCRKSDILLDIGTGGGESILSIAKSALLLVGIDQSTGMIETATRNSATLGTPNVRFLKMEAERLDFPNNFFNVVSCRHSEFSAKEVAKVLMKGGTFLTQQISENDKSNIKEAFGRGQAFGIKAGTLKHQYITALSEAGFNDIQAFEFNVIEYYQTAEDLIFLLKHTPIIPDFGRTDIDFQILQQFIKENQTQKGIRTNSERFIIVAK; from the coding sequence ATGAATCCATTGGAATACAAAGAGTTTTATGATAAAGTCGGCAAAATCAATGGTTGGGATTTCAGCAATGTGAAATGCGTTTCGGAAGGAACACGATGGGATTTGTATCGTGAAGTAACGAAGGTCTGCAGGAAATCGGATATATTGCTGGACATTGGTACTGGCGGTGGGGAATCGATATTATCAATAGCAAAATCTGCACTACTTCTAGTTGGGATTGACCAATCCACTGGAATGATTGAAACAGCAACTAGAAATTCTGCTACATTAGGCACACCTAATGTACGGTTTCTAAAGATGGAAGCTGAAAGATTGGATTTTCCTAACAACTTTTTTAATGTAGTTTCGTGCAGACACTCGGAATTTTCCGCTAAGGAAGTCGCAAAAGTTTTAATGAAGGGCGGTACATTCCTCACTCAGCAAATAAGCGAAAACGATAAATCAAATATTAAAGAAGCGTTTGGAAGAGGACAGGCATTTGGAATAAAGGCAGGTACATTAAAGCATCAATATATTACTGCATTGAGCGAAGCGGGCTTTAACGACATTCAGGCATTTGAATTTAATGTTATTGAATATTACCAAACGGCTGAAGACCTGATTTTTTTACTAAAACACACTCCCATTATTCCCGACTTTGGACGGACTGATATAGACTTCCAAATACTCCAACAGTTCATTAAGGAAAATCAAACTCAGAAGGGTATTAGAACAAATTCTGAACGTTTTATAATAGTTGCTAAGTAA
- the rlmD gene encoding 23S rRNA (uracil(1939)-C(5))-methyltransferase RlmD produces MTVTIGETLVANVHRLDTKGNGQAVIWRESEKGSNPKKLKLTIPQTLPGETVQVVVDQPEKRRRKALPEEILNAHPERVEAPCPHFELCGGCVWQHWSYEGQLKHKTSHVKEALESVGLDPSLVQDTIGMENPWHYRNKMEFTFSPEGDLGLHEQGNFRKIIPLETCLIAGRNMVDATMEVSEWVKEHQLSGYNKDTHQGLLRHLMVRESFATGEVMLAVFATEAPAGDLANTAEDLINRITAKFPNVKSLLWLVNTDWADRTQSEETFVLAGRDYIYDELGGYRYRLWFDTFFQTNPVQAQKLVDLALEMGKPQDDEKMIDLFCGVGTFSLPFAARVKELAGIEIVETSIESAKRNALDNDLHNTTFLARDARRGIDEVHESWGLADLLLIDPPRCGAGGKVMRRIGRAQPKRIVYVSCNPDTFATDVAELLPFGYTLETVQPVDLFPHTVHVECCSLLVRKD; encoded by the coding sequence ATGACCGTTACAATTGGAGAAACATTGGTCGCAAATGTCCATCGTTTGGATACAAAAGGGAATGGGCAGGCAGTTATTTGGCGGGAGAGCGAGAAGGGCAGCAATCCGAAAAAGCTCAAGCTGACCATTCCGCAGACGCTGCCGGGAGAAACGGTGCAAGTAGTTGTGGATCAGCCGGAAAAAAGGAGACGGAAGGCGTTGCCGGAGGAGATTCTGAACGCACATCCCGAGCGGGTGGAGGCGCCTTGTCCGCACTTCGAGCTTTGCGGGGGCTGCGTTTGGCAGCACTGGTCGTATGAAGGCCAGCTTAAACATAAGACAAGTCATGTGAAAGAGGCGCTGGAGAGTGTCGGATTGGATCCGTCTCTCGTTCAGGACACGATCGGGATGGAGAATCCATGGCATTACCGCAATAAAATGGAGTTCACCTTTTCACCGGAAGGGGATCTTGGCCTCCATGAGCAAGGGAATTTTCGCAAAATCATTCCGCTCGAGACATGCTTGATCGCTGGACGGAACATGGTGGATGCCACGATGGAAGTAAGCGAGTGGGTGAAAGAGCATCAGCTGAGCGGATACAATAAAGATACACATCAGGGGCTCCTTCGCCATCTAATGGTCCGTGAATCATTCGCAACAGGCGAGGTCATGTTGGCGGTATTTGCGACGGAAGCGCCGGCTGGTGATTTGGCGAATACAGCGGAAGATTTGATTAACAGAATCACAGCAAAGTTTCCGAACGTGAAAAGTCTTCTTTGGCTTGTGAACACGGATTGGGCGGACCGCACGCAATCGGAAGAAACCTTCGTGCTTGCGGGACGCGACTACATTTACGACGAACTGGGCGGCTATCGTTACCGTCTCTGGTTCGATACATTCTTCCAGACGAACCCCGTTCAAGCACAAAAGCTGGTAGATCTGGCGCTCGAAATGGGCAAGCCGCAGGATGATGAAAAGATGATCGATCTGTTTTGCGGCGTCGGCACCTTCTCCTTGCCATTTGCCGCACGCGTCAAGGAACTGGCGGGCATTGAAATTGTCGAGACATCAATCGAATCCGCAAAACGGAATGCGCTCGATAACGATTTGCATAACACGACATTCCTCGCTCGCGACGCTCGCCGGGGCATTGACGAAGTGCATGAAAGCTGGGGCCTTGCGGATCTGTTGCTCATCGACCCGCCGCGTTGCGGAGCGGGCGGCAAAGTGATGCGCCGGATCGGACGTGCCCAGCCGAAACGAATTGTCTACGTATCATGCAACCCGGATACATTCGCGACTGACGTTGCAGAATTGTTGCCGTTTGGGTATACGCTAGAGACCGTGCAGCCGGTGGATCTGTTTCCGCATACGGTACATGTTGAATGTTGCTCACTGTTGGTCAGGAAAGACTAA
- a CDS encoding LysR family transcriptional regulator: MDLKQLTYFVTVVEQKSFSKAASVLHISQPSLSNAIKNMEDEVGFKLLERNTRNIGLTESGQLLYERALHILLDMSILEKEMQEARLVGKGELRLGMIESVKHWIPKVIRRYEEKFADMNLFLTEELSGEDVKRSLRQYKSHAVITNQLIDEADIRTVPLYKEKLVLVLHETHPLAKRDVVLLSDLRDEPFIITSEGFQTREDVLETFTEEGIHPYIQYEVERFETALSLILENLGVSLIPENYLADRHNARLVHKTIASPSLERTVYLTYLKDRYMAPAIEAFIEETIRFFR; the protein is encoded by the coding sequence ATGGATTTAAAACAGTTAACGTATTTTGTCACAGTAGTCGAGCAGAAAAGCTTTTCGAAAGCTGCCAGTGTCCTTCACATTTCCCAACCTTCTCTCAGCAATGCGATCAAAAATATGGAAGATGAGGTAGGATTTAAACTGCTTGAACGCAATACAAGAAATATTGGGTTGACAGAATCTGGGCAATTGCTCTATGAAAGAGCACTTCACATTTTGTTGGACATGAGTATATTGGAGAAAGAAATGCAGGAAGCACGACTTGTCGGAAAAGGCGAGCTGCGATTGGGGATGATTGAGTCGGTGAAACATTGGATCCCGAAAGTCATCCGAAGATACGAGGAGAAATTCGCAGATATGAATCTGTTCCTGACGGAAGAACTAAGCGGGGAAGATGTAAAGCGTTCATTACGGCAATATAAATCCCATGCGGTGATAACTAATCAATTAATCGATGAAGCAGATATCCGAACGGTTCCCTTATACAAGGAAAAACTCGTTCTTGTACTGCATGAAACCCATCCTCTTGCTAAGAGGGACGTAGTTTTATTAAGTGACTTGCGGGATGAACCGTTCATTATAACAAGTGAGGGGTTTCAAACGAGAGAGGATGTACTAGAGACGTTCACGGAAGAGGGAATTCATCCGTATATTCAATATGAAGTCGAACGGTTTGAAACAGCTTTAAGTCTCATCCTTGAAAATCTAGGGGTGTCGCTTATCCCCGAAAATTACTTGGCGGATCGTCACAATGCGAGACTAGTCCATAAAACAATCGCTTCGCCTTCTTTGGAACGTACCGTCTATTTAACGTACTTGAAGGACCGTTATATGGCACCGGCCATTGAGGCTTTTATTGAAGAAACGATTCGATTTTTTCGGTGA